The following proteins come from a genomic window of Malus domestica chromosome 02, GDT2T_hap1:
- the LOC103403776 gene encoding probable esterase KAI2, translating into MWCQLGPVSQTNQQSSNRKRKKRQRAAMGIVEEAHNVRVLGSGQQVLVLAHGFGTDQSVWKHLVPHLVDDYRVIMYDNMGAGTTNPEYFDFERYSTLEGYAYDLLAILEELRVGSCIFVGHSVSGMIGAIAAITRPDLFTKLVMIAASPRYLNDVDYYGGFEQEELEQLFEAIRSNYKAWCSGFAPLAVGGDMDSVAVQEFSRTVFNMRPDIALSVAQTIFQSDLRQMLGLITVPCHILQSVKDLAVPVVVSEYLHQNLGGQSIVEVMSSDGHLPQLSSPEIVNPVLLRHIRYDIAV; encoded by the exons ATGTGGTGCCAGTTGGGACCTGTCAGCCAAACTAACCAACAATCAAGCAACAGAAAGCGGAAGAAGAGACAGAGAGCCGCAATGGGAATAGTGGAAGAAGCTCACAACGTGCGCGTCTTAGGGTCGGGTCAGCAAGTCCTAGTCCTGGCCCACGGCTTCGGCACCGATCAGTCGGTCTGGAAGCACCTCGTCCCCCACCTCGTCGACGACTACCGCGTCATTATGTACGACAACATGGGCGCTGGAACCACCAACCCTGAATACTTCGACTTCGAGCGCTACTCCACCCTCGAAGGCTACGCCTACGACCTCCTCGCCATTCTCGAGGAGCTCCGCGTCGGGTCATGCATATTCGTCGGCCACTCCGTCTCAGGCATGATCGGAGCCATAGCCGCCATCACCCGACCGGACCTCTTCACCAAGCTCGTCATGATCGCCGCCTCCCCTAG GTATCTCAACGACGTGGACTACTACGGAGGATTCGAGCAAGAAGAGTTGGAGCAACTATTCGAGGCGATCCGGTCCAACTACAAGGCATGGTGCTCCGGATTTGCGCCGCTGGCGGTGGGCGGCGACATGGACTCGGTGGCGGTCCAGGAGTTCAGCCGGACCGTATTCAACATGCGGCCGGACATTGCCCTTAGCGTGGCACAAACCATATTCCAAAGCGACCTGAGACAAATGCTTGGGTTGATCACGGTGCCATGTCACATATTACAGAGTGTAAAAGACCTTGCTGTCCCTGTGGTTGTGTCCGAGTATTTGCACCAGAATCTTGGCGGCCAGTCGATCGTCGAGGTCATGTCGTCAGACGGTCATCTTCCGCAACTGAGCTCGCCGGAGATTGTGAATCCGGTGCTGCTCAGGCACATCAGATATGACATAGCCGTGTAA